The DNA region CCTGCAGTTTCTTAGCGGAACGTATGGCGTTGTATCCGAGGCCTCCAACGACAGGGGAAGAGCATGTTTTGCTaacattctctcccttttcaGTTTCATAACAAAATATGATGAGTAGTATACATTGCATTTCCgtacacaaaataaataattacaagaGTAATACAAGATGGCATTTCATGACTAAATGAGTCCTAAAGTAAGCTTCTAGCACTAACAACGAGGAGGATTTGCACGCAGTGCTtcaaaccaccaccaccaccaaagtTGTAATCAAGCACGGAGGGCCGCAATCTCACCTGTCACTCCATCCACTGCCTCATCATTTGCCTCCGTAATTGGCTCTTGCTAAAGCAAAAAACATAAACGTGACATGAATATTAAGAACACATATTGGATATTGTCATTATTTCAAAACCTCCAGCTAAGGAGAAATTATTAAATGGTCTTAGACCATGTGGTTCCGACCTTTTTTATGTGACATTATTAAcactattttattaattgaaaattgtGATTGCATGGGTTACTATAGATTGGTCGGGATCACATGGTCTTGaccatataataatttctctcAGCTAATAGCCATGCACTTGAAAAGATAGAGTTAGCTACCTCTGgatcttttttttgtttcacaaCTACACACTTGGAAGCACTAATACTGGCACTCTTCAACAAGCTACGTGCACTGTAGTTTTGTTTGGAGGTTCCATTTTGAGCACCTGTCTCATCAGAACCTGGAGGACTCTGCTGAAGATTTGATCCACTCGGCTTTTCAGAATCATTGTTTTGTTTACTTTCATCCTTGGGAGCACAAACTCGCTCTCTGCAAAAAAGTGAAATTGCATTCGTAAAATGCGTATGACTCACACTACCATAGAAAAGGTTAACAGGCTTGTCTGCCAAATTCATCTTTGAATAGACAGACATTAATAATCTGGATGGATGTTTAAAATCCAAATAATAGCAAactataaaacaaattaaatctcCAAGAGAAAAAGACTAGGGCTGTTTAATGTGCAAGTTGGCAATCCAATATTAGAACAATTTCATCAAGTTTGAACCAAATGTTTAACCAACACTTGCCTAGGTAAGGAGGCATGCTGTCTCTGCAATGGTGGAGTGCTTCGTTCACCTTTGCCATAATGCTCCTCAAGATGTGCAAACTGTCGCTTGAACCGATCGACCCCACTACGCACAAAGATAATATAGAATTACCAACTAATTACCAAAATgtgtaaaacttttaaaatttcaaagaacTACACTTTCCATGCTAGAGTTCTTAGATGATATGCggaatacaaaaaagaaaattagccATCAGGAATTTTGTATTGAGACAAAAATTTAACTCTATAAGGAATAGcatcaacaaaatttatattcataaggaattaagattttaaaagtaTGACAAGTTAAATAAGCATGCCTGTGTTTTGCTAAGAGAGGTTCTAGTTCTGTATGGatatttgccaaaaaaaaaatcaacatagtCTCAGGGCCACAGCAATAAATGCAAGCAGGGGTTCCTGTTAACAGTTATAAAATTAGGTATTACCTTGGATACATGAAGCTAGTTTGATCTCCACCACGAAGATATTCCTGTAGCATTTGGGGATGATACTCCAAAATCTGTTcgattgaaatatttaaataattcttaCCACAGGAATGACAATAAATTGAAGAAGGAATGACATAAATGTACTATGATCATACCTCTCGATAAATCAACTCTCTTACATCATCTTTGGTCAATTTCCTTctctcaaattcaaactcaagtTTTGAAATGGGTTGAGTGGATGGTTCGCGGTCCATGTTCGCCAAGCCAGTGAAGTAAGGATCAGATAATGCCTGATATCACAAACATGACAGAAATAATGAAATATACTCTTAGGTAATTAtcaatgaaattatatataggTGATAGGAGATCAACCTCTTCAGCTGATGGACGGTCTTTAGGATCAAATGCAAGTAGGCTTTCCAGCAAACGAAGAGCCAATGGATCTGCATTTGGAAATTTTTGGGAGAACGGAATTGGTTGTTTTTTTCTCATGCTATTAAGGTACCTTTTAGCCTTTTCATTTCGAATCTGTAAAATTAAGATACAGAATTTATATACTAGAGGATGTGGTATAGATAACAATAAACCATAAGGTGTATCTTGAAAACATAACACAGgaggaattttttaaaaaaggaacaTTGGAAATTTAGAATTACTCCAATTAAACCATGTCACAAGCCTGCGCAATTGATTTCAGAAAACTTCAAATTAGATTTTGATATACTGACCCTTGCAGTGGACTCAGGAGGAGGTGTGCCAAGCAAATCAGTCATGAGATCCAATTGGTGCACAACATTTTTCCCAGGAAACAATGGCTTCCCAGTGAGCATTTCTGCAAATATGCATCCAATGCTCCAAATATCAATTGCAGGAGTGTACtgcaaaaaggaaataaatttaaaattacatgcATATTTCAATACACCAAGTATGCTCAATTGCTTAAATTATATTCAACCCAAGAaaagatgttaaaaaaaagaagaaacttaCTTTTGAGAAAAAAGAACCACATAATTCAGGTGCACGATACCACCGAGTTGCAACATAATCCTTATTCATAGTAGATAAAATAAGTCAGCAACTGGTTTAGGGAGAAACCTAGATGGCTATTTGCAATTTCCCACTCAAAAGCTTAAAAGTCAGAACATAATTGATAAATGTAACAGTTCAACATGGTCACACAATGGTGCACTCACAGTCCAGAATATAGCTGATGGAGCATCATTAAATGaaactcgagcaagcccaaaatcacatatttttaGTTTGCAATCAGCGTTAGCAAGAATATTTTTTGGCTTCAAATCACGATGAAACACGTTTGCTGCAAGAAAAATGATACACTAGTTTAATATCTCTATCTAAAAAAGTCAAGGACCTGGTTATAATAAGGATGCAATACCTGTATGTATATATTTCAGGCCCCTAAGAAGTTGGTACAAGAAAAATTGATGGTGCTCAGGAGTAAGATCATCATTTGCCTTGATTACTTGATGGAGGTCAGATTCCATCAACTCAAACACAACATATATATCCTTGAACTCTCTCCGCGAAGGAGGAAGCATAATATGCTTAATTTCCACAATATCAGGATGTCTAAGCAACCGCAAGAGCTTAATTTCTCTAAGGATCCGTGTGGCATCCGATACATGCTCAAAAACATCATTAATTTTCTTGATTGCAACCTTTTCACCTGTGTGAGTATCAATAGCAGAACCCACGACACCATAACTTCCTTTTCCAACAACCTCTTGGATCTGATATTGACTTGCCTCCCCGTACTCGGTAAAAAACTCTGTCTCTTGTGCACCCTGCTTGATCACCAGAAaccattagaaaaataattagaagacTATAACTTAATTGGATCTCTTCTTTTGACCTACTACAATCTCTATTCAGCATAAAATCCatcaagaaagaaaacaaaatgtatCAAATTTGCATAAACTGGCAATGACATTAAATTTGGTACTTTATCTCACAACATGCCATATGTCATATGAGAACACACACAAtagagctttttttttttggtttgtcaCAGGTTTCCTCCTTCAAAGGCAATGACATTATGAGACATTAAATATGGACACCTCTGCCTAAATTCAAACCTTGATTCCTAACGATATGAAGGAGGATTAATCAACCTTTGTTAGTAGAAACCAACAAGTTAGTACTTTAAGAAAAGTGCCTAGGAAaggaat from Glycine soja cultivar W05 chromosome 8, ASM419377v2, whole genome shotgun sequence includes:
- the LOC114421266 gene encoding mitogen-activated protein kinase 9-like: MGGGGTLVQGIRRLFKRRASSPASDDHNHNNVNANNSRVLVRDLRAQLASIPNTLDPVSDFDFSTLKPIKVPTPIPFRPSSMDHHKKGAQETEFFTEYGEASQYQIQEVVGKGSYGVVGSAIDTHTGEKVAIKKINDVFEHVSDATRILREIKLLRLLRHPDIVEIKHIMLPPSRREFKDIYVVFELMESDLHQVIKANDDLTPEHHQFFLYQLLRGLKYIHTANVFHRDLKPKNILANADCKLKICDFGLARVSFNDAPSAIFWTDYVATRWYRAPELCGSFFSKYTPAIDIWSIGCIFAEMLTGKPLFPGKNVVHQLDLMTDLLGTPPPESTARIRNEKAKRYLNSMRKKQPIPFSQKFPNADPLALRLLESLLAFDPKDRPSAEEALSDPYFTGLANMDREPSTQPISKLEFEFERRKLTKDDVRELIYREILEYHPQMLQEYLRGGDQTSFMYPSGVDRFKRQFAHLEEHYGKGERSTPPLQRQHASLPRERVCAPKDESKQNNDSEKPSGSNLQQSPPGSDETGAQNGTSKQNYSARSLLKSASISASKCVVVKQKKDPEQEPITEANDEAVDGVTGEIAALRA